From the Bacteroidales bacterium genome, one window contains:
- a CDS encoding SusD/RagB family nutrient-binding outer membrane lipoprotein, translated as MRKLINILLSGLLVFATLSCSEDIMDDINKNVNDPTDVATNLIITDVITRTAFTLAGSDLAFYASVYIEHNVGIWNQSYNAEIRSGEPVSSTTYNNSWNSIYRNLADLKLIIEKTSTGGSEEGNYHTLGIAQALNAYSLALLTDLWGDAPWSEALQPGVIFTPNLDKQEAIYAEVFQLLDDAIANLGQTTVFPSIGAQDFIYGGNAANWLRFAYGLKARYTMRLSHRTPAYADVITYANQSFTSAAEEASFDYNGATTFSPFYRFFTDRDYFGASQSLADKLDDRNDPRDTIFWKRHPSAGSFEFAPNGGPEQIQGRYGISAISTPTAPTYVLSYHEIEFLKAEAYVRLANLDLARTALENGVTAALQKVNIGVAAADAEAYFDNEVLPKFNANPLQEVMNQKYIAFYEEEAVEAYNDYRRLRAMGDNVIDLDNPLNTTQFPLRYTYGASDVTTNENVRNAYGDGTYIYTENVWWAGGTR; from the coding sequence ATGAGAAAATTAATAAATATCCTGTTATCTGGACTACTGGTCTTCGCAACCCTGTCGTGTTCAGAAGATATCATGGATGATATCAATAAAAATGTCAACGATCCAACTGATGTTGCTACAAACCTGATCATTACTGACGTAATAACAAGAACCGCATTTACTTTAGCGGGGAGTGATCTTGCTTTTTATGCATCAGTTTACATTGAGCATAACGTTGGAATCTGGAACCAAAGTTATAATGCTGAAATCAGATCAGGTGAACCTGTGAGCTCAACAACTTACAACAACTCCTGGAACTCCATCTACAGAAATCTTGCTGATCTTAAGCTAATCATTGAGAAAACATCCACGGGTGGTTCTGAGGAAGGCAACTATCATACCCTTGGCATTGCACAAGCATTAAATGCATACTCATTAGCCCTTCTTACTGACCTGTGGGGTGATGCACCCTGGTCAGAAGCGCTGCAACCTGGAGTAATATTTACCCCTAATCTTGATAAGCAGGAAGCTATTTATGCAGAAGTTTTTCAACTTCTTGATGACGCCATTGCCAACCTGGGGCAAACTACTGTTTTCCCGTCCATAGGTGCGCAAGACTTTATTTACGGTGGAAATGCTGCCAATTGGTTAAGATTTGCTTATGGTTTAAAGGCTCGTTACACAATGCGCCTGTCACATAGAACACCAGCCTATGCTGATGTCATCACCTATGCAAATCAATCATTTACATCAGCCGCCGAAGAAGCCAGCTTCGACTACAATGGTGCTACAACCTTTAGTCCTTTCTATCGCTTCTTTACTGATCGCGATTATTTTGGAGCCAGCCAGAGTTTAGCTGATAAACTTGATGATAGAAACGATCCAAGAGATACTATTTTCTGGAAGAGGCATCCTTCTGCAGGTTCCTTTGAATTTGCACCAAATGGAGGTCCGGAACAAATCCAGGGACGTTATGGAATTTCAGCTATTTCAACTCCTACTGCTCCAACTTACGTGTTAAGCTATCATGAGATTGAGTTTTTGAAAGCGGAAGCTTATGTTCGTTTAGCCAACCTAGATTTAGCCAGAACTGCTCTTGAAAATGGAGTAACTGCTGCTTTGCAAAAAGTAAATATTGGAGTGGCCGCTGCAGATGCTGAAGCATATTTTGACAACGAAGTCCTTCCAAAATTTAATGCAAATCCTCTTCAGGAAGTAATGAATCAAAAATACATTGCATTCTATGAGGAAGAAGCTGTTGAAGCCTACAACGACTACCGCCGCTTAAGAGCAATGGGAGATAATGTAATAGATCTTGATAATCCATTGAATACCACTCAGTTTCCACTACGTTACACCTATGGAGCAAGTGATGTAACTACGAATGAAAACGTACGTAATGCATATGGCGATGGAACATACATTTACACTGAAAATGTATGGTGGGCCGGCGGCACCCGCTAA
- the gmd gene encoding GDP-mannose 4,6-dehydratase — translation MKKIAFITGITGQDGAYLAEMLLEKDYKVVGGFRRLSTPNFCRLEELGISRKLHLVETDLLDASNLTRIIREVRPTEVYNLGAQSFVAHSFKNPILTGNVTGMGVTNLLEAVRIVDPGIRFYQASTSELFGQAREFPQNENTPFYPRSPYAVAKLYGHWMTINYRESYNIFGTTGILFNHESPLRGVEFVTRKITDAIAKIYHGKQNYFDIGNMDVKRDWGFAKDFVEGMWMMMQADKPDNFVLATNESHSVREWIEVCFQFIGKEIEWEGQGERETGRDSKTGKVLVKVNPEFYRPAEVEFLIGDYSKAKRELGWEPKVRFNELAELMLKSDLEKNK, via the coding sequence ATGAAGAAAATTGCATTTATTACTGGAATTACCGGTCAGGATGGCGCCTATCTCGCCGAAATGTTGCTTGAAAAAGATTATAAGGTTGTTGGTGGCTTCCGGAGGTTAAGCACACCCAATTTCTGCCGCCTCGAAGAATTGGGAATTTCCCGCAAACTTCACCTTGTTGAAACCGACCTGCTCGACGCCAGCAATCTCACCCGCATCATCAGGGAAGTGAGGCCAACCGAGGTTTATAATCTTGGAGCCCAGAGTTTCGTGGCCCATTCTTTCAAAAATCCGATCCTTACAGGAAATGTTACCGGAATGGGAGTAACGAACTTGCTTGAGGCCGTCAGAATTGTAGATCCGGGAATTAGGTTCTACCAGGCTTCAACTTCTGAGTTATTTGGTCAGGCAAGGGAGTTCCCGCAAAATGAAAATACACCTTTTTATCCCCGCAGTCCTTACGCCGTAGCCAAACTTTACGGGCATTGGATGACTATAAACTACCGCGAATCCTACAATATATTTGGCACTACCGGCATCTTATTCAATCATGAATCGCCACTCCGGGGTGTTGAATTTGTAACCCGGAAAATTACCGATGCCATCGCGAAAATTTATCATGGGAAACAGAATTATTTTGACATTGGCAACATGGACGTTAAACGCGACTGGGGCTTTGCAAAGGATTTTGTTGAAGGTATGTGGATGATGATGCAAGCCGATAAACCTGATAATTTTGTTCTTGCCACCAACGAATCACATTCCGTAAGGGAATGGATTGAGGTTTGTTTTCAGTTTATTGGAAAGGAAATTGAATGGGAAGGGCAGGGTGAGAGAGAAACCGGCCGGGATTCAAAAACAGGTAAGGTACTGGTTAAAGTTAACCCGGAATTTTATCGTCCTGCCGAAGTTGAATTTCTTATTGGCGATTATTCAAAGGCAAAGCGCGAACTGGGTTGGGAACCCAAAGTTCGGTTCAATGAGCTTGCAGAACTGATGCTCAAATCAGACCTGGAGAAGAATAAATAA
- a CDS encoding LptF/LptG family permease, translated as MKKIDFLLLKAYIGPLVLTFFIAIFVLLMQFVWKYVDDLVGKGLPWNVVAELMFYASSTFVPMALPLAILLSSLMTFGNLGEHYELVATKAAGVSLRRVMTPLIFLSVAIGIGAFYFSNIVLPIANLKFRSILYDVRQQKLAFNIKEGIYYDGLEGYVIRVGNKENDGKTIRDVMIYDHTDAMGNTTVTLAEWGTMEQTPDGRFLILTLNNGYSYDDKPDRSDPENSPFLRMGFDKEVRRFDLSGFELNRTDEDLFRHNYQMFNLRQLEYSRDSLTNLFVQRRENFAKTMGQNYYYFSRLDSTKIVKPDSTLVFHGDFIAGINHEERQKAIEAAMNSARAVKSTLEGTKSSFSGQLRHIRRHYIEWHRKYTLSVACLILFFVGAPLGAIIRKGGLGLPLVVSTLLFVLFHIASTTGDKYVRTGVMDPWVGMWLSSALFLPLGIWLTYKAVTDSPLMDSDAWGKIFRKRDKNSSENIKTSA; from the coding sequence ATGAAGAAAATTGATTTTTTGTTACTGAAAGCATACATCGGCCCATTGGTGCTGACTTTCTTCATTGCTATTTTTGTTCTATTGATGCAGTTTGTGTGGAAGTATGTTGATGACCTGGTCGGAAAGGGTTTGCCCTGGAATGTGGTGGCCGAGCTGATGTTTTATGCATCTTCCACATTTGTGCCAATGGCGCTTCCGCTGGCAATTTTGCTATCCTCGCTCATGACTTTTGGGAACCTCGGTGAACATTATGAACTTGTTGCCACCAAAGCTGCAGGCGTTTCGCTTCGCCGGGTGATGACCCCGTTGATTTTTTTATCAGTGGCTATTGGCATTGGAGCATTCTATTTTTCCAATATTGTATTGCCTATTGCGAACCTTAAGTTCCGCTCAATTCTCTACGATGTGCGGCAACAGAAACTGGCGTTCAATATAAAAGAAGGTATTTATTACGATGGCCTTGAGGGGTATGTGATCAGGGTAGGTAACAAGGAAAATGACGGGAAAACCATCCGTGATGTGATGATTTACGACCACACCGATGCCATGGGCAATACCACTGTTACCCTCGCAGAATGGGGAACTATGGAGCAAACACCCGACGGACGGTTTCTGATTCTTACGCTGAATAACGGTTATAGTTATGATGATAAGCCCGATCGCAGCGATCCGGAAAACTCCCCCTTCCTCAGGATGGGTTTTGATAAAGAAGTGAGACGATTTGATTTGTCTGGCTTTGAACTCAACAGAACTGACGAGGATCTTTTCAGGCACAATTACCAGATGTTCAACCTCCGACAGCTTGAATATTCCCGCGATTCGCTTACCAACTTGTTCGTTCAGCGCCGTGAAAATTTCGCAAAAACCATGGGTCAAAACTATTATTACTTTTCACGCCTCGATTCAACCAAGATTGTAAAACCGGATTCCACGCTTGTGTTTCACGGCGATTTTATTGCCGGGATCAATCATGAAGAACGACAGAAAGCAATAGAAGCTGCAATGAATTCAGCCCGTGCAGTGAAATCTACACTCGAAGGCACAAAATCAAGTTTTTCGGGGCAGCTCAGGCATATCCGCAGGCATTATATTGAATGGCACCGCAAATATACTCTGTCTGTTGCCTGCCTGATATTATTCTTCGTCGGCGCGCCTTTAGGAGCTATTATCCGTAAAGGTGGATTAGGATTGCCACTAGTGGTTTCTACCTTATTATTTGTATTGTTCCATATTGCATCAACCACAGGCGATAAATATGTGAGAACCGGGGTGATGGACCCCTGGGTTGGTATGTGGTTGTCGTCGGCGCTTTTTTTGCCGCTGGGCATCTGGCTTACGTATAAAGCTGTTACCGATTCGCCGCTCATGGATTCCGATGCATGGGGAAAGATTTTTCGCAAAAGGGATAAAAATAGTTCAGAAAATATAAAAACATCAGCATGA
- a CDS encoding SusC/RagA family TonB-linked outer membrane protein — protein sequence MRKIIILLACMFFAVQVVFAQKTITGTVTSTEDSSGIPGATVMVKGTTIGVTTDNSGKYQIVVPETATVLVFAFIGKKTVEVYFEGRTEVNVSLESDVFDLEGVVVTALGISREKKSLGYAVQAVTNEDIARTGNTSLLGALQGKIAGVDIKPSSGMPGASTQFQIRGARSFTGNNTPLYVIDGMPIASTPAYSTGNSVTGSDISNRAIDINPADIESIDILKGQAAAALYGIRASNGVIIITTKSGKNNQVGRPVVSIGHNSSFDVVSRTPDYQTTYAQGTNGNYVNNSSMSWGPKIVDLPDNPTFGGNNHGHPGMYRVVQLEQAGLDPWVTPQVYNNWTDYYETGYTMTNNIGVSQATNEGNFSLGFSNTDQTGIALNTGMTRYNARINAERKLNNKFRVGFTSNYSTVSMDKLSGANDGSLTGVLAAPSSYNLKGIPNFRPGEPTRQIYFRGGSFDNPYWVPDNNTFNENTNRFFGNAFVAYNTNIGSGMKLNLRYQAGADTYTTHLQNIFGYGSRGNSRGVIDNFGTTNSIFNSLFTASLGWLINDDFDFNILLGNEVNHVNTKGYTETGQNFNFPGWNHIGNASVVTANEEQWQDRSIGFFGSLSLSWKSMLFLNATGRNDMVSTMPRDNRTFFYPSVSLSFVATELEPLKQVDWLSFAKVRASYAEVGQAGNYLENFFISPAYGGGFWIGTPIQYPIGGISAYIPNNALYDPNLKPQNTVSYELGIDLKFFNNRLGIDYTYSKQNVTDQIFPVPLAGSTGAATLVMNGGAVTTDAHEIMLYTTPVQTSDFQWDLNFNYTKVTNMVDELAPGVESIFLGGFVTPQVRAGIGNTFPVIYGTTFVRDEDGNKVVVDNPGAWNHGFPQAGEPGVIGEVSPDFILNGTTAFSYKSISLSAVFEWKQGGMMYSGSNGLLDLYGMSAVTEDRESTFIYEGVKPDGTPNDIVRGGSNDPLAVQSLYTNVLSNIDEYYIHENSFVKLREVSMRFQLPRNIYKTANVGISLFARNLLIWSALRNLDPETSQGNTNMGGSFERFSLPQTTSYGFSLDITF from the coding sequence ATGAGAAAAATTATCATTCTGCTTGCCTGCATGTTTTTTGCGGTGCAAGTTGTGTTCGCCCAAAAAACGATCACAGGAACTGTGACCAGCACGGAGGATAGTAGTGGCATTCCAGGCGCTACCGTCATGGTGAAAGGAACCACAATAGGTGTCACCACTGACAATAGCGGGAAATACCAGATCGTCGTTCCCGAAACTGCAACTGTTCTTGTTTTCGCATTCATTGGCAAAAAAACAGTAGAAGTTTACTTCGAAGGCCGGACCGAAGTGAATGTATCTCTCGAATCAGATGTATTCGATCTTGAAGGTGTGGTAGTTACCGCACTAGGAATTTCAAGAGAGAAAAAATCACTTGGTTATGCCGTTCAGGCTGTTACCAATGAAGACATTGCACGAACAGGTAACACAAGTTTGCTTGGTGCATTACAAGGGAAAATTGCAGGTGTTGACATTAAACCTTCAAGTGGTATGCCCGGAGCATCTACTCAGTTTCAAATCAGGGGCGCCCGTTCCTTCACTGGTAACAATACTCCCCTGTACGTTATTGATGGTATGCCAATAGCATCCACTCCAGCTTATTCTACAGGAAATAGTGTAACAGGATCTGATATCTCAAACCGTGCAATTGACATCAACCCTGCCGATATTGAAAGCATTGACATTCTCAAAGGTCAGGCTGCTGCAGCGCTTTATGGTATTCGCGCCTCCAACGGTGTGATTATTATTACCACCAAGAGTGGAAAAAATAATCAAGTAGGAAGACCTGTTGTTTCAATTGGACACAATAGTAGCTTTGATGTTGTTTCCAGAACTCCTGATTACCAAACAACTTATGCACAAGGTACTAACGGAAATTATGTTAATAATTCATCAATGTCGTGGGGTCCCAAAATTGTTGACTTGCCAGATAATCCAACTTTTGGTGGAAACAACCACGGACACCCAGGTATGTACCGGGTTGTTCAGTTGGAACAGGCAGGGTTAGATCCTTGGGTAACTCCACAGGTATATAATAACTGGACAGATTATTATGAAACTGGCTATACCATGACCAATAACATCGGTGTTTCGCAAGCTACCAATGAGGGCAACTTCTCTCTTGGCTTCAGCAACACCGATCAGACTGGTATTGCATTAAATACAGGAATGACACGTTATAATGCCAGGATAAATGCAGAAAGAAAGCTCAACAATAAATTCAGAGTTGGTTTTACATCTAATTATTCAACAGTTAGCATGGACAAATTGTCTGGAGCTAATGATGGATCGTTAACAGGAGTTCTTGCTGCACCATCCAGCTATAACCTAAAAGGTATTCCCAATTTCAGACCCGGTGAGCCTACAAGGCAGATATATTTCCGTGGCGGTAGTTTCGATAATCCATACTGGGTTCCAGACAATAACACCTTTAACGAAAACACAAACCGCTTCTTTGGAAATGCATTTGTTGCATATAATACTAACATTGGAAGTGGTATGAAGCTGAACCTTCGTTATCAGGCAGGTGCAGACACTTATACTACTCATCTGCAAAATATCTTTGGCTATGGTAGTAGAGGAAACTCCAGAGGTGTTATTGACAACTTTGGTACAACAAATTCTATTTTCAATTCTCTTTTCACAGCCTCGCTTGGTTGGCTTATAAATGATGATTTTGACTTCAACATTTTGTTAGGTAATGAGGTGAACCACGTAAACACAAAGGGATATACTGAAACTGGTCAAAACTTCAATTTCCCGGGATGGAACCATATTGGCAATGCAAGTGTTGTTACAGCCAATGAGGAACAGTGGCAAGACAGATCAATAGGTTTTTTTGGTAGCTTATCACTTTCCTGGAAGTCTATGCTTTTCCTTAATGCAACAGGTAGAAACGATATGGTTTCAACTATGCCAAGGGATAACAGAACCTTTTTCTACCCATCTGTTTCGTTATCTTTTGTAGCAACTGAACTTGAGCCATTAAAACAAGTTGATTGGCTATCATTTGCAAAAGTAAGGGCTTCATACGCTGAAGTAGGGCAAGCCGGAAACTACCTAGAGAACTTCTTTATTTCTCCAGCTTATGGCGGAGGTTTTTGGATTGGTACGCCAATTCAATACCCAATTGGTGGAATTAGCGCCTACATTCCTAACAATGCACTTTATGACCCCAACTTGAAACCACAGAACACTGTTTCATACGAACTCGGTATTGATCTGAAGTTCTTTAACAACAGGTTAGGAATTGACTATACATATTCGAAACAAAATGTTACTGATCAGATTTTCCCTGTACCTCTCGCAGGTTCTACAGGAGCAGCAACACTTGTAATGAACGGTGGTGCCGTCACTACTGACGCTCATGAAATTATGCTCTATACAACCCCGGTTCAAACAAGTGATTTCCAATGGGATTTAAACTTCAACTATACCAAAGTTACCAATATGGTTGACGAGCTTGCACCTGGTGTAGAAAGTATATTCCTGGGTGGTTTCGTAACACCCCAGGTCCGCGCTGGCATTGGTAATACTTTCCCGGTTATTTATGGAACCACGTTTGTACGTGACGAAGACGGTAATAAAGTTGTTGTTGATAACCCAGGCGCCTGGAACCATGGTTTCCCACAGGCAGGTGAACCAGGAGTAATCGGAGAGGTTTCACCAGATTTCATCCTGAATGGTACAACTGCTTTCTCATACAAGTCAATTTCCTTAAGCGCTGTTTTTGAATGGAAACAAGGCGGAATGATGTATTCCGGATCAAACGGACTGCTTGACCTTTATGGTATGTCGGCTGTAACTGAGGATAGGGAGTCAACTTTCATTTATGAAGGTGTTAAGCCCGATGGTACCCCTAACGATATTGTAAGAGGTGGATCTAATGATCCTCTGGCTGTACAATCGCTATACACGAATGTGTTATCCAACATTGATGAATACTACATCCACGAGAATTCATTTGTCAAGTTACGTGAAGTTTCGATGAGATTTCAACTGCCAAGGAATATTTACAAAACAGCAAATGTTGGTATTTCACTGTTTGCAAGAAATCTCTTAATTTGGTCTGCACTTCGCAACCTTGACCCGGAAACGTCACAGGGAAATACTAATATGGGTGGTTCATTTGAGAGGTTCTCTCTTCCACAAACTACCAGCTATGGATTCAGTTTAGATATTACATTCTAA
- a CDS encoding glycosyltransferase — MVILFWLSVFLVVFSYALYPLLLKLLVSGKKPNQLLYNDAALPFVSVIIAAFNEESVIKEKMFSVLQSNYPKDRLEILVGSDASTDQTIPIVKELSTNHSLISYFDFTDRRGKPSVVNDLVSRSKGEILVLTDANVFFSEDTLIQLIRHFRNPEIGLVDSHMVNMGLKKEGISYQEKAYISREVKVKHMESLVWGTMMGPFGGCYAIRREDYSDVPPHSLVDDFYINMKVIEKGKKAVNELEAIVYEDVSNSLRDEFRRKIRIATGNFQNLRRFGHLLWPPWSGTGFAFLSHKVLRWFGPIFLILALLSNIPLALQSDFYALTLAGQLLLMFVIPVCDWVLRKLNIHISLLRLILHFYSMNLALLFGMFRYMKGVKTGVWKPTPRNQ; from the coding sequence ATGGTGATATTGTTTTGGCTTTCGGTTTTCCTTGTAGTTTTTAGCTATGCTCTTTATCCACTGTTGCTGAAATTGCTGGTGAGTGGGAAAAAGCCAAATCAGCTTTTGTACAATGATGCGGCCCTGCCTTTTGTTTCAGTTATCATAGCTGCTTTTAATGAAGAAAGCGTCATCAAGGAAAAAATGTTCAGCGTGTTGCAAAGCAATTACCCCAAGGACCGGCTTGAAATTCTCGTTGGCTCCGATGCTTCAACCGATCAGACAATCCCAATCGTTAAAGAATTAAGCACCAATCATTCACTCATCAGCTATTTTGATTTTACAGATCGCCGTGGCAAGCCATCGGTTGTGAACGATCTGGTAAGTAGATCGAAAGGAGAAATTCTGGTTCTCACTGATGCCAATGTTTTCTTTTCCGAAGACACATTGATTCAACTAATCCGGCATTTCAGGAATCCTGAAATCGGGCTTGTTGACTCACATATGGTAAACATGGGTCTCAAAAAGGAAGGCATTTCATACCAGGAGAAAGCATATATATCCCGTGAAGTAAAAGTGAAACATATGGAAAGCCTTGTATGGGGCACCATGATGGGGCCTTTTGGCGGATGTTACGCAATACGGCGGGAGGATTACAGCGATGTGCCACCCCATTCGCTGGTTGATGATTTTTATATCAATATGAAGGTGATTGAAAAAGGTAAAAAGGCTGTAAATGAACTTGAAGCCATTGTTTACGAAGATGTTTCTAACAGTTTGCGCGACGAGTTCAGGAGAAAAATCCGCATAGCTACCGGTAATTTTCAGAACCTGCGGCGGTTCGGGCATTTACTGTGGCCTCCGTGGAGTGGAACCGGTTTCGCCTTTCTATCGCACAAGGTGCTTCGCTGGTTCGGGCCTATTTTTCTGATCCTGGCTTTGCTCAGCAATATTCCACTGGCATTGCAAAGCGATTTCTATGCACTGACCCTGGCAGGACAATTATTATTAATGTTTGTGATTCCGGTCTGCGATTGGGTTCTCAGGAAATTGAACATTCACATTTCGCTGTTACGCCTCATTTTACATTTCTATTCTATGAACCTTGCTTTGCTTTTTGGCATGTTCAGGTACATGAAAGGTGTGAAGACGGGCGTTTGGAAACCAACGCCACGCAACCAGTAA
- a CDS encoding aromatic amino acid lyase, producing MTLIINGNNLTIEDLVKVARHHEKIELHPDAISRINTCREMLERKIVAKEIMYGVNTGIGEFSEVVLNDDQVKDFQKYLVYNHAAGIGDPMPEEWVRAAMVSRVNVHAHGNSGCRLEITQTLVDMLNKGVTPHVCEKGSVGACGDLAPMSQIALLMMGEGHAFYKGELLDGKEALDRAGIPVPGLLARDGLATINGSNVLTGMSAIMLYDTNRWLKQAEIACAMTLEALKANFGPYNHRIHEVRGFPGAVRSAAAIRKVAAGGDLIEKRMKVKVQDAYSMRSTPQVIGAAHDAVAWAKKQVEIELNGVGDNPIFFPEENIQLSGANFQGSPVCLPMDMIGAAVTMVSVLSERRMNRLNNPALSVGLPPFLTKGAGMFSGLMLSQYTADMQIVEQRILSMPASIQSIPAAADQEDFVSMGMNTALKNFKILDNAYGILGIEFMAAAQALDLREKYETPYLYGTGTNKAREVIRRYVEYLDIDRPLFPDHNKMKSLVKSNEILQDVETHIGELE from the coding sequence ATGACCCTCATCATCAACGGAAACAATCTGACCATCGAAGACCTTGTAAAAGTAGCAAGGCATCACGAAAAAATTGAACTGCATCCTGATGCTATTTCCCGCATCAACACCTGTCGTGAGATGCTTGAAAGAAAAATCGTCGCCAAAGAAATTATGTATGGCGTAAATACAGGTATTGGAGAATTTTCGGAAGTTGTGCTCAACGACGACCAGGTGAAAGATTTTCAGAAATATCTTGTGTATAACCATGCCGCAGGAATAGGTGACCCCATGCCCGAAGAATGGGTAAGGGCTGCTATGGTAAGCCGTGTAAATGTTCATGCGCATGGCAATTCAGGTTGCAGGCTTGAAATTACTCAAACACTGGTGGATATGCTTAATAAAGGAGTAACTCCCCATGTTTGCGAAAAGGGATCGGTAGGAGCTTGCGGCGACCTTGCACCAATGTCGCAGATTGCATTATTGATGATGGGTGAAGGTCATGCATTTTATAAAGGAGAATTACTTGATGGCAAAGAAGCGCTGGATCGCGCCGGGATTCCGGTTCCTGGTTTGCTTGCCCGCGATGGGCTTGCAACCATCAACGGCTCTAATGTATTAACAGGCATGAGCGCCATCATGTTGTACGACACCAACCGCTGGCTCAAGCAAGCAGAGATTGCATGCGCCATGACACTTGAAGCGCTCAAAGCCAACTTTGGTCCTTATAACCACAGGATTCATGAAGTCAGAGGTTTCCCGGGAGCAGTAAGAAGCGCAGCAGCAATCCGCAAAGTAGCTGCCGGTGGCGATTTGATTGAAAAACGCATGAAAGTAAAGGTTCAGGATGCTTACTCCATGCGTTCGACGCCGCAAGTAATTGGTGCTGCACACGATGCCGTTGCCTGGGCGAAAAAACAGGTTGAGATAGAATTAAACGGAGTTGGTGATAATCCTATATTTTTCCCTGAAGAAAACATTCAGCTTTCAGGCGCTAATTTCCAGGGTTCCCCTGTTTGTTTGCCAATGGATATGATTGGAGCGGCAGTTACTATGGTCAGTGTTCTATCCGAACGCAGGATGAACCGCCTGAACAATCCGGCGCTAAGTGTAGGTTTGCCTCCATTTTTAACCAAAGGTGCTGGAATGTTCAGCGGACTGATGTTGAGCCAATACACAGCCGATATGCAAATTGTTGAACAACGCATACTTTCGATGCCGGCAAGTATTCAGTCAATTCCTGCCGCTGCTGATCAGGAAGATTTTGTTTCTATGGGCATGAATACTGCATTAAAAAACTTCAAAATCCTGGACAATGCTTACGGAATTCTTGGCATTGAATTCATGGCTGCAGCACAGGCACTCGACCTGAGGGAGAAATACGAAACACCTTATTTATACGGCACAGGAACCAATAAAGCTCGTGAAGTGATCAGGCGCTATGTTGAATACCTTGATATTGACCGCCCACTCTTTCCTGATCACAACAAAATGAAGTCGTTGGTAAAGTCAAACGAGATTTTACAAGATGTTGAAACCCATATTGGTGAACTTGAATAA
- a CDS encoding GNAT family N-acetyltransferase encodes MQIIQVADRKTIKQFHETIRVIYSHDPNFVCPLDADIESIFNPDKNTFFNNGDACRWILKDDHGKLIGRVAAFYNWAKANKYEQPTGGMGFFECIDNQEAAFLLFDTCKNWLEKAGLEAMDGPINFGENESYWGLLVEGFDNPSYGMNYHLPYYKKFFEAYGFYNFFEQITNKLDLTKKFPERFWKIADWIRQKPGFKYENFSSANAEKYLKDVKEIYDQAWVYHEHFTPLDLDVLRKEFKQAKHILDEEFIWFVYHDDKPVAFLVMLPDANQLLKHFNGKMNLFDKLRFLNIKRKIKYTKARITVMGVIPRFQRYGIESAIFWHMDKMMQHKPSYKEVELAWVGDFNPKMQALHAAVESTFSKRHITYRKLFKEGVGKRAGVIPADNRTKGS; translated from the coding sequence ATGCAAATAATACAAGTTGCTGATCGTAAAACAATTAAGCAGTTTCATGAAACTATAAGGGTAATTTATAGCCACGACCCTAATTTTGTTTGCCCCCTGGATGCCGATATCGAAAGCATCTTTAACCCTGACAAAAACACGTTTTTTAATAACGGTGATGCCTGCCGTTGGATATTGAAGGACGATCATGGCAAATTGATTGGCCGCGTTGCAGCATTTTACAACTGGGCAAAAGCGAACAAATATGAACAGCCAACAGGTGGTATGGGATTTTTTGAATGCATTGATAACCAGGAAGCTGCCTTCCTGTTATTTGATACTTGCAAAAACTGGCTCGAAAAAGCCGGGCTCGAAGCCATGGACGGCCCCATTAATTTCGGGGAAAACGAAAGCTATTGGGGATTGCTGGTAGAAGGTTTTGATAACCCAAGCTACGGCATGAACTATCACCTGCCTTATTACAAGAAATTTTTTGAAGCTTATGGGTTCTATAATTTCTTCGAACAAATCACCAACAAGCTTGACCTCACTAAAAAATTCCCTGAGCGTTTCTGGAAGATTGCCGATTGGATCAGGCAAAAACCAGGTTTCAAATATGAAAATTTCAGTTCGGCAAATGCTGAAAAATACCTGAAAGATGTTAAAGAAATATATGACCAGGCATGGGTTTACCATGAACACTTTACACCGCTTGACCTAGATGTGCTGAGAAAAGAATTTAAACAGGCAAAACATATCCTTGATGAAGAATTTATCTGGTTTGTTTATCATGATGATAAGCCTGTTGCTTTCCTGGTCATGCTACCGGATGCCAACCAGTTACTGAAACATTTTAATGGAAAAATGAATTTGTTCGATAAACTCCGGTTCCTTAACATCAAACGCAAAATCAAATATACCAAAGCCCGTATAACGGTGATGGGTGTAATTCCACGCTTTCAGCGGTATGGTATTGAATCGGCAATTTTCTGGCACATGGATAAGATGATGCAGCACAAACCCAGCTACAAAGAAGTTGAACTTGCCTGGGTGGGCGACTTCAACCCAAAGATGCAGGCACTTCATGCTGCTGTTGAGAGCACTTTTTCAAAACGCCATATCACTTACAGGAAATTATTTAAGGAAGGTGTAGGAAAAAGAGCAGGTGTAATTCCGGCGGATAACAGGACGAAGGGGAGTTGA